From the genome of Platichthys flesus chromosome 10, fPlaFle2.1, whole genome shotgun sequence:
GGAGCTGGAGATCAAAGCCGAGGCACGAGCACACACTTCCGGCGCGAGCGCCCGTTTCAAAGTAAGAGGTCCCGTGTGTTGATGGGGTTGAAATAAGAGGTGACGGGACTTGACAGGAAAAGGTACGATACGATACAAATAGATAATAAAacttaataataactttatttttaaacacttaTCTAAATACGATTAAAATGTGCTTCACAAAAACAGTCCATGGAAAAAGGAGAATGCGTTGTAATAAAGGTTAAAAGCCAAATCATTACATAATAAAGGCAAGACCTTTTATagtttatagagaaacccaacagttccctcaaTGAGCAGCACAATGAGAAGAGatagaggggtgtgtgtgtgtgggggggaggcacATTTAAACTATGTCAGACTGGTTgttgtaatgaaaataataaggACAGTCTTCAATTGTACCTTGGCGTCATCAGGTGGTTCAGCCTTTTAATCCCAATAACGTTAAAAGCTGAGGCTGAGGGTCAATCTGACgggctactggcttgtatggcaggGCTGTGAGAGCCATGGGTACTACATGAATGGATATGATACAAAATAAAGGGAAACAATATCATATTCATGGATACAATACGATACAATTTGAAATGAATGGATATGATAAGATAATATTGTGTCCCTTTACTCATTCTGCATGTcatggtttgtgtgtcttcGGTCCAGGGGCCAAGACAGcctctaaagcctgaaacatgcttctgcgactgcgtttgcgtcttttcacgccgctgtggcgcaagactcgttttcattcatgcttccccaaccgttgcgcgtcttacaaagcaattccgcgccagaacactaggcggagtaatgctttttgtcgagacgaccttagagacgccttctttcttcttcgtcgattgtttatttacatagccactgcggctcctcgtagcctttttctggcggacaaatccgccagtcagtgacaggttatacaagtgatcatactatcggatatcttctgccaagtgctcttctatatggtccatattcgttcttctaaatcttccgtgatttctgccggttttatggggcatgaaaccggaaatgcagctccagaagggatgtagagcagaccaatcacagccttgcgggctgagtgagcttgcggagctttgccgtaaattttagaaaagggggtcgacacccgtcagcacgtaaggagggatacataagcacgtaagggacccggaagggctcttgcgcttacgggcccgtgaaaacgcagaagcatgtttcaggcttaacacTTCAGGCCCCTGTTTTGTGGGCCCTCACCTTTTTCCGCACGTTTAATTTGAAAGGCTAACAGGAAGTATCACACCCAGCTTGACTCACGCGCCGACGTCTTCCCCTCTGATTGGCCGACGCGGTGACGTGGCCCGTGCGTAGACGCTTCCTCAGGTCGACTCTTCCCGCAGCAGATCAGAAGATGGTGAGTATGAAATGGCGAAAAGGCCTCGGCCTCGTTTGCGCTGCGTGTTTGCAGCTCGCTTCTCCAGATGTTGCTCAGACTCCTCGCGGACTCTGCTTCGTGTTTCGAATCCAGATGTTTCGACAGCGAAGCGTCAGAGCCGAGGCGGACCCGCGGTCACATGACACCTGAACAGTTTAGTCCCAAACAAGCAGAGAACGCAGCTGCAGCTCACTTTCTCCTGCTCCGAGTGGCTCCTCACTTTGTTTACTTTCTTTACGAGTCGTTGTTGTGTCCTGTTTTGTTGATGTCGCGACCCTGCTGTCACTTTTCCTGTTTGCTAACTGGTTAGCTTCAGAGCTAGCAGGCTAGCAGGCTAACTCTAATGTAATGGGGCTTCCTCCctgtgcagcagtgatgatGTTTAACCAGAACTACAGGCTCCAgcattttgaatatattttcaataACATTAGAACCACATCTTCCCCTTATTCATTCagtgtttcattcattcattcagttttcttttccccACTTCATTGTGTCACAGGTTGGACACTAGTTTGGAGAAATTTGAAACCATATGTTAATGTTAAGATCAATTTCTCCATTTAAAGTTTAGTTATTTGCTCGTTAAAGCTTCTCACACTCCAACAGGACATCTTTAGATTTCCTATTTCTACTGTTCAACATCCGAACTGTCACAATATTCAGTTGGCAGTCTTATGAACGAGTCAATCTGAAGATACTTATAATGTTAGAGCATTAAcgggcacattttttacattcctACACCCAAGTAGCTACTGATTAATTATCTGACCATTGATAAATCATTTCACCTTTAGTTTGGATCAATAtcaattattgtattttaaataacaacatGATGAGGTTCAGTTTTGATCTGCGTTGTCTGATTATTTCTagtccctttttttaaattgtgttccTATAAATTAAAGtggattttattgtgaaaacctGATGTGCTCACACTTAAAgtgaaatttgtatttttcaactTGGCCTTatgtttaaaatgatttgtGGTTGTGTAAATCAATAGTGCTTGCAAAAACTTTTGTAAGTGGTCACTcgttatctactcaccactatgccgatggagggggggggggtggtgaagTGTCTGAAGTCTCAGgtgtaaacagcgttgcagccaaatccaatacaatcaAAGTGAATGATGACAGATTCTTCACCACCTGTCGCAAGCTACAATAGAAAAGtaatttaacacattaaaacaGGATTAAAAACACAGCTCAGCATTTTCCactattcaaacacacatgagATATTGTACAAATGATATTAGCCTCTACACAACATGTCATACAAACAAGTAGGTGTGCTGGAGTGGCTCTGACAACAGGATTTTGCATCTGCTCACAATCAGACAGAATCTAttgcttcatcatcatcatcatcatcatcactaacCCTCCGCCATTAACCAATGATTCATCcacattgttgttttattttcttatttgattTTGAATGATTAATATCTGTCTACTTAATCCATCCACCTTTTTAATTTCTAATTTCAGTTTCCCCCTCTTGTCCCAActctttcttctcttgttttttcttctgtttgtgttttttttcctcctcaatCTTTGGCCATGCGTCGTCGTGTCATTCTCTCCACGCACATCCcgccttcctccctctctcacccactCCCCCTCTCCTTGCGTGTCTCCAATCAACCAGGCTGGTCACCGGGTAAGTGCCCTCGCTCTGTGTTGGAATCCTTGTTTTCTGCTCATTTCTCTGCCTGCCACACTAACACGGGAGACGGGGGCTGCACGGCCGCTAAATCAGCAGCTGCAACGCGGTGATGTGGGGCCTGACACTCGCTTTTAGCTCTTATCATAAAGAAAAACCTACTTACGACTCATTTAgccaaataaatacagattcaaGACAACTTCAAGTTTCAATACTAGATTTCTCTGACACGGGGGTAGGAGTAGAATTCCTGAAGATGTATTATAAATTGAATGAATTGACCAAACATTCACAGTGAAGGTTTTAGTGGCAGGTTCTATGTCCTATTCTGCAgctggccaccagggggcaattgaGAGGGTTTAGCTTCACGTTTGGAAGGCgccatgtcatccatctttatctcATCTTTAAAATCATTCCTGCAATCACACACAGTTCCTGGTTTTCACCTcaactgacatttaaagtatGATGTGACCTTGAAATGTCTCCAAAGTGTTAACATGCAGCCTTAACTACTATTTACAGCATCTCTGTGATGCTCAGTGGAGTTTTACTGACTGGTTTCATTTAATTATGCTGGTGTTTGATTCTCGTGTCGTTGTGTCATGTGTCTCTCATTGAGTGTCTGAAATCCCGCAGATTGAGTccatattttaattatatatcttttaattatatttgttctctgtgttttgtttttggaataAACAAGATGTAGCGTTCATTTCCCAGTTTGAATTCAGACAATCAATCAAGCTTTTTCTCACACATATTGCTTATTACTCAAGTTTGACCTTCAGGAATTGAGCCTGTTTGACCATTGAGCTGAATCAGTCTGGAGTATGTTGTTGTTCAGGTGTAGTAAACTAAAGTTTGGTTataaatgaagatgaaagaCAAACTAATAATAAGAACTAACAGAGGAGTACAATGATTCTAGAGGAGCTTGTTTGCATAATCCTCGGATGTGAAGAAGACCAGCGGCATCCCACAGGGTTCGATCCTCAGCCcacttatctttttttttagctgCCACAACATCCAATCAGAACTCTGCAGGGTCTCATTGGTTTTTAACTaaccagtgtgtgtctgggtgtgtgtgtgtgtgtgtgtgtgtgtgtgtgtgtgatgctttcAGTTGGTCCTGGTGTTAGGTGACCTGCACATCCCCCACCGGTGCAACACGCTGCCAGCCAAGTTCAAGAAGCTGTTGGTCCCGGGGAAGATCCAACACATCCTCTGCACGGGGAACCTCTGCACCAAGGAGAGCTATGACTACCTGAAGACGCTGGCTGGAGACGTGCACATAGTACGAGGAGACTTCGacgaggtgagtgtgtgtctgttgactCGGATGTATGCGTTGTGTAATCGTTAGGCAATCCTCACGATGATGACTATCCCAGTTTCACAACATAGCTGGCTTTGGTGCTATTGTGACATGTTAGCTCTCAATGCAATGTACATGGGAAATAAGATCCACACCCCGATGAGCACACACCAGGTTCATCAGCCGTCTCTGCTTCGGCTTTAACGTGATTTAACAGATTTAACGTGTTAGTCTTGacgtctttgtttgtttgttttccgcTCACAGAACCTGAACTACCCGGAGCAGAAGGTGGTGACAGTGGGCCAGTTTAAGATCGGCCTGATCCACGGCCACCAGGTGATTCCCTGGGGCGACATGGCGAGCCTGgcgctgctgcagagacagctGGACGTGGACATCCTCATCTCCGGCCACACGCACAAGTTCGAGGCGTTTGAGAACGAGAACAAGTTCTACATCAACCCCGGCTCTGCCACAGGAGCCTACAGCGCACTGGAAAGGTTAGAGATTAACATGTTAATTAATAACTGATGTAATTAGATTGAAGTTTTGTATTGGATGAGACTTGCACCCTGAAACCCATCTGTGTTCTTTCCTCACAGCAACATCATCCCCTCCTTCGTATTAATGGACATCCAGGCCTCCACTGTGGTGACGTACGTGTATCAGCTGATCGGCGACGACGTGAAGGTCGAGAGAATCGAGTACAAGAAATCTTAAAGACGTGATGAGGAGAAAAGTTGGGTTAACGTGGCTCAGTTTCGCATTTCATTCCTTTTTCTAACGGGGAGACAGGGGCGGCCACGCCTCCgacccgacccccccccccccttcccccccaccccgcaGTCACCACGATGTTAATCCAAACTTTACTCTGAAAGAGCTGTGtattatattgtttatatgtCATCAGCAGTTGCTTGATTCCAAGCTGTCATCTGGTCGCTGTCGAGATGCAATAACGTCCCATGTACTTGTTATCAAAAGAAATATTTGGTGCCATTCTCTGTCTTTgattgtctttttgtttttttcaccctcCTGTCCTGTTCATGTAACCAACAGGACTTTAGCTTCGTGTAGTCGATCATCAGTCTGTTGTTCCCCACAATAAAGATCTAATTTCACTCCGTTTTGTCGTAAAgtagaacaacaacaatacgCATGAAAACTAACACTTCATCGTACGGCTCagtgttcagtgttttctcCGGAGTCCGAGCAAAAGAGATTCTTCAGTCAAACTTCTCTCACAGTAACAGTCTTTAACTTGTAATAATTTAGAGTTCAGACTTTCAAGATGTTTTATTCTCACACGGttattacaaaaatatgttCCTGAAAAAAAGCTTTGTAGAAGAGTAAGAATAATGTAAAGTCAAGTGAATAATCAAAGTACATGACCTATAAGataaacattattaaatatatttacaagcTGAGACTGCTCAGTATGAACACAGAGGATCAAATGAAGGTACCTatgatattaatataataacacTTGTAAATACTGCACAGTCGTGTGTCAGGGTtcattgcaatatttatatCAGAGTTTCCTCATGTGTTCTCATGAATCAGGGTAAATACAGGaaggaaacagctgcagctcagagaaacTAAAATCTTCatcttctgctgtttgttctaTTTTAACAGTGAAGCTGTTCATTATCATTTGAAGGTTTAATCGTGAGAACAAGATTCATCGAAGAGGTTTTGTCCCGTCGCTCATTATTTTCCAGAATGTAGTTTCCTCTCGGTGACACCAGAGGGCACCAGAGTTTCTTCCTTGATAACCCGCTTCAAACTGAGCAGCTGCCAAATGATCTTTATCTCAAACTCCCTCACAAACCAAAATGATTCAAATTAGAATATAACGTTCAACAGAAGTTATCCAGTGATTCATGAACACTGAGGGAAAtctacacaaatacacacattcagtTCATATACAGATGGTAATAgggaatttattattttatgtatatatacaaacacatattgTGACATGTCTGAGCTTCTGATGGTATTTAAGATCTGAGAAGGTGTGAACTCAAACATTCACTCAGAGatgtgtcttcctcctcttcctcctcttcctcctgcagcagcctgaCCCTGGCTCCTgttgaagaagaaaacaggacCCAACAGTTGGTTATTAAAGaactaaaacaatcaaatatattcaattatACAGTTAAGTAAACGTTCTGGTCAATAGACTTtgattttacagattaaaacAGATTTTGCAGACTCACCTTTTTCCTCCGCGCAGATGattctgttcttttcttcatcttcctgtGTTTAGATGCTGACACGCTGGAAGGCCAGTGATTTTAAATACactgtaaatgttaaatattcaaGACATCACATTAACAGTTTGTGTCCCACCTTGCTCTTCTGTTTTTTGGGATCCTTGGCAGAAAGGATTTCCCAGGATGCCTTGCACTCGTCCTCATCTTGGCCCTGTGCTTTGCCCTGGAGGAAACGTCTGAGTGGTGTATTGTTTGCCGTGTTTCACCCTCGTTCTctgaggtcacagaggtcacaggtcGTCACTGTCGGGGTTAAAGCCTGAAGCCAGAGTCTCGTTATGAGTTTATTTACTAAAGAAGAAGCTGTTTTAATCCAAGTGGGAGGACTTTTCATAATATATAAAGTATGATTTAAATGTTGTGAGGCAAATTTCTATTTAAATTTCTCGGAACAGGACAAGAAATAAAgagaatctgctgctgcatgtgagAACTCAGATCTGAGAGTTACAGGCGTCCCATGTTCTAAATAACCAAGTCTCTCCTCACAGGCTCTGGGTTTTGTgtttcagctcctgcagctgctgatctGTTGGGGATCAAACCGACGTCTTTTAATCCTGTAAGCAGAGAAATACAAGTCAGCTGAGAGACAGGACGTCGGAGACCGGACAGGACGACCGGTGTCTCCAGGAAAACCTCCATGGTGCTGCGGTTCCTCACCAGAAACAAGATGAACAAGCATCAGTGTAGAACTGACttaacagacagaaacactctTTGAGAAAAAATGCATCTaacatgtcccatctgctaacatggatgagTCAGCATTTTTTCATTCACAGTCTATGACGCCGACGCTAACGTTGCCCAGAATCAATGTTCTCACTTCCGACATCGTAATCAGGAGTTTCCCGAGGGGAGCGTTGACGGACGTGAACATGTGGCCTCAGGCAAAATGTGGTCGAGCTGAGTTTTACAAGAAACACTAACGTCAACCACATTGTGCAGATTTTTCAGGTTTGACTGTTTAGACTTTAGACTTTTTGCAGATTTCCTGGAAACGTGCGTGTGAATAAGTTGTATTTCTTCAGCGGTCTTATTGATCTCTCAAAGCTCCTCACAGTTCCAGTCAAGTTCACACCGGCTCCTGTTGATCACCCTCTCCTCAGGCGCTTTCCCAGTAACGTGTCCAGTGAAGACGTTTTGTCTTTGTCAAATTTCATCAAATACAATCCGATAGTCGCCCAAAAAACTTTTCACTCAAAACCCAGAAATATCAACCACATGGTGGCGCTGCGAGAAAACTTCAGAGGAGCCACAAGAGTCAGTAGGATTCagcctctggggaccatgaatgtctgacACAgcttaaatcatttaaaactcTTGATCGTGCAAATTTCACCATtatgggactaataaaggattatttttcatcttatcttaacttatgttatgttatgttatcgtttctcatcttatcttatcttatttgatctcatcttatctcatcttaacttatcttatctcttCTCAACTTATCTTCTTTCAGTTTAACTAattttatctcatcttatcttatctcatcttaacttatcttatctcttCTCAACTTATCTTCTTTCAGTTTAACTCattttatctcatcttatcttatctcatcttaacttatcttatctcttCTCAACTTATCTTCTTTCAGTTTAACTCattttatctcatcttatcttaccttatcttatctcatcttatcttatctcatctcaaCTCATCAGTGAAAGCACCATGTTTTTCCATTAAGCAGCTTCCAGTTAATGAACGGGTTTTTACGGCTGCAGTTCACTGACCCTCTGTCGCTCCCGCTCTCCAGAGGGGGGCTTGTAGCTGTGGCCCCGTCTTCCTGAGCAACAtccttcctcacacacaaacacacacacacaaacacacacttcaaggAAAGACATAACGGGCTGACAGTAATTCTCGGCACACTCACTTCCTTCCCTTCACGCCTTAAAAACAAGAAACTTCATACACCTCGATTTCCGCTCCGTCACTAAAGAGCTATTATTTCCCAGAATTGTTCATGAATGATGTTGATGTTGACTCTGAGTGGGAGGACTCCTGGTGTTTGATCAGTGGTGTTACCTCTCCCCCGATGAAGAGTCGGTGATGAAGAGCTTGAGTCGTTACAagccttgacctctgacctttgggAAAAGCCACATTCTGGTTTTTGGCTGCAGGGACGATATCTTTCCATGTGACTCCTCCTAAACTACATGTTCACAAATTGAACCCTTCAAATACTGTTTAGAGTAAATGTTGGTACATGGTTCTTAACAAGGCTTAACAAAGGGGTTTATTAACATAAataactgaaacacaacagaggatTATCAAAGGAATCAGTAATATCCAGGATGTAGGATGTGTGGAAAACTGTGATACTACTACAACCAAGCTACACTGAGGCTTCACCAACTTTATTTAATAgcttaaattattttaaacacaatatCACAATATACAAGACAAAGCATGTACAAATATACACAAGAGCAGTACACTTGATCTTGACCTTTTTtctgtaaacaaaataaaatacacacaaactgaccTGATGGGTTTTAGCAGTAAACAGCACCACGTTTGCAAAGTTGAGCTTGTACATTCATACAGTAACTACACTCAATAatacttacacacaaacactgaagttCATAATACTGGACATTAAATGAGATATCCTGCTCATGTGCAGTTCGATAATTACAACATGTGTTATGACCTTTTTACTATTATTGAGGTTCCCTGCTCTAATGCTCAGTAAACACGTCCCTGTCCTCAGACGCTGCAGCTCACTTCCACTTCTTCACTTCACCTGAACTTTGGAGAAAAAGGACCGTGAGCCGGCGCCGCTGGTTTCTCTCAAAGCGTCCGACAGAGTCAAATTGACCTTTCTCATGTCGGCTTTGGTGATGTTGGTCTTGAGCTTGAGCAGAGCCACCACATGTTTATCACTgtgggtgagggggggagagaaaaatcCACTTTTAGCATCAAGGAAATTTGAAAAAACGACAAATGAACCAAAGACTGAGACGTAGTTTTGACGTGTTATAGTGACTCAGAGATCACAGCATAAGACAAAACAATTAATACAGCAAAtcaaactccacacacacaactctctgcacacaaacacgtcaCAATCcagctccctctctgctctcatcgACCCTCAGAACAGGGCGAGCTTTGAGCTCTTGATATCTTCCTGTGTGGGAAACATCTGAACGATGTCTTGGCTCGGTTCACTTTCTGCTCTCTGGGTTTATTTATCGTCAAGGAAGATGTCATGTAAACAACCCACATCCTCTGTCCATATTCGGTCActtatacttatttatttattcaccatAAACAAACAAGGCCTCGGCATGTCTGTGTGAGATATGCATAattttttgttgtgttaaagTTATTGTGGGAAATGTTACCTCAGGTCAGGAAAAGCATTTCCCAGGGATGCTACTTGCATCTGGATGGCGGGAAGATCCTGGAGTTTTATTACTTCTGCAATCGTGGTGAGGATTTCCTTCAGCCAGTCTTCCTTTGAGCCCTGCCAAGACGGACCAGTTACATTAGTGCCTGAGTTTCCCCAATCACCAATCAGCACATCTCGTGACCGAGCCGGATTCTAATCCAGAGGGGTCACAGTGGAGGAGGATCCACCCTGGAGTTTCCCCTTGGTCACAGATGAGTCACTCGCTGCTCAGTCCAGTGAAGCTCATTGTGAAATCAGAGGGAGGATGTGAGGGATAAAACGCTTGGGCAGGAACTGAGCCTGTTAGTGACTGAGGACGTCTGTATTCTAGAGATGTTCATGTTTATAAGAAGGTCTGCTCATGTATAATGTATCTGAAGAGCACTCGACTTCTTCTTACAAACTGTTTCATGATCTCCTCTCTGGCTACAGGACaagaatgtctgagtgagctCCTCCCGAATGTTCCCCTAACTTTTCCTGCAGCCCTTCAGATCTGCGTATCTGAACCAGATTTAGTCtggttaaaacatttcaaattcaaatgacaAACTCCTCTGATTGACTGGTGTCAGTCCACAGCACCTGCCCACATGCTTTTTGTTATTGAGGATGATTTCTCACCATTTCAATGAATAGCTCGTGCAGACTCTGTGCGTTGTCTTTCACCGTCATGCAGGCTCTATCCTGCTGGTTCCTGTCCTTCAGCTTCACTCCTCCCTTCAGGAGCCTCTTCACATATTCCACTGCCACCTCCTGATGAAACTGGCTCATCAGCTCCTgggattaaaaaacaacacgttagtttcatttctttactttttatttgtagaAAATAGCCTATTGCTTATCCAAAGATTTATACTTCTCTATTCtctattcttttattttgaagggtaGAGTGCGTTCAATGCTGTGCTCAGTACCTGGTGACAGGATTCCTTTGAACCCTGAAGCTCTTTACTCTGCGTCTTGATGCTGACCAGCAGCCTCTCGAACTCGGGCTTGTTCAGCCACTCACTGGTTCCCAGTTTGCGGTAATGTGGCTGCATGAGGTAGAAATATGATGCAATGACCAGTTAACACTTTCATCCAGAGCAGAGAAGAgtaaaagtgacattttcaaacatgGGAACTGGGTGAGTGCAAACCAATACATCTGTAAGGATCTGTGGTGCATGTGTAGCATGGTGCTGCAATTCAATATCTATGTCTATTTATCGGTCttgtgtttgttgctttgtgtatttataaaacTCACCTTGAGGACGTCGTGCAAGGAACTCAGTAGGTACGTGTGTGCAGATTCTTTCATGTCGCTCAGAACCTTCAGACAGTTTGTCCTCGCGTCCTCTTGGAACAGGTGACCATTCTTCTGGAGAACATTCCTGCAGATAGAACCCAGAAGCTACATCAGCTCCCACTGAAACCTGCAGACGTGCCATCGATCAGGATTTTGATTTGAAGCATCAGAAACGTACGTGAACTGTTGGACCCCCCCGAGGTTCGCCTTGATGACCGCTTTCCTGTTGCTTTGGTTCTTCTTCACGACTTCGTCCTGGAAGAGCTTGAAGCTgcaggagtttgtgtttgaaggACAACAGTTGATTTTCACCTCCACAGTCGTTTCATGATGTAAAGAGAGAAATGTCTTTGAAACGTTACCTCTTCATTAAAGTGTCCAGTTCACTTGTTATGCTCCGGGCCTTGTGCAGGTCTCCCACCACTTTCTCAGCTACGGTCACCATCCCATTGATGAActacagagggagggagaacacGATTAATAACAGCGTCCTCCACAACCTTCTGAAGACTCCAAGAAGTGACCTGATGCCTCCCGGGTGGAGAATCACTGTTCAAGCTGCAGGACTGTGACAGGTTCGACCTCCGGGATGCACGATCATACAAATACTGATTATGATCATCTCAAC
Proteins encoded in this window:
- the vps29 gene encoding vacuolar protein sorting-associated protein 29 isoform X2; this translates as MLVLVLGDLHIPHRCNTLPAKFKKLLVPGKIQHILCTGNLCTKESYDYLKTLAGDVHIVRGDFDENLNYPEQKVVTVGQFKIGLIHGHQVIPWGDMASLALLQRQLDVDILISGHTHKFEAFENENKFYINPGSATGAYSALESNIIPSFVLMDIQASTVVTYVYQLIGDDVKVERIEYKKS
- the vps29 gene encoding vacuolar protein sorting-associated protein 29 isoform X1, whose protein sequence is MINICLLNPSTFLISNFSFPLLSQLFLLLFFLLFVFFFLLNLWPCVVVSFSPRTSRLPPSLTHSPSPCVSPINQAGHRLVLVLGDLHIPHRCNTLPAKFKKLLVPGKIQHILCTGNLCTKESYDYLKTLAGDVHIVRGDFDENLNYPEQKVVTVGQFKIGLIHGHQVIPWGDMASLALLQRQLDVDILISGHTHKFEAFENENKFYINPGSATGAYSALESNIIPSFVLMDIQASTVVTYVYQLIGDDVKVERIEYKKS